The DNA region TGACAGCCTAAATCCAGGAAAACTAACAGTTACCCTAAAAAACACAGGGCCAGGTGCTACAGCACCTTCTGATGTCTTGACTGCTGTGTTTTGGGAATATGGCGGATCTGCGCTAACAAACTTGTCTTTATCTTCAGCTACTGCTCCAACAGTAATTTCTGGCTCTACAACCACAAGTAATATTAACTTACTGGGTAATCTTAATGAATGGAAATTGCCAAATACTGGTAACGGAACATCAGACTTACCGGGAATAACCCAAAACTACGGTATAGGTACTGCTGGATTAAATATTTTTCAAGGTGGTGGCGGGCAGCAATTTAATTACGGCATCATTAGTGGTTATGACGATCCAAACCCAGCAGTGAAAAATGGGACTTTTGTTAAAGACTATGCCACCTTTGTCTTATCTGGTCTACCTAGTGCTTTTGATGTCACCAAGATTGGCAACATTCGCTTCCAATTCGGGACAGCTTTAAACGAACCTAGCTTTGCTGGCACTTTAGTTAGTGCGACCCCAGCACCAGCACCAGCGCCTGCTCCAGTACCAGCACCAGTGCCTGCACCAGCACCAGTGCCTGCTCCAGCACCAGCGCCTGCTCCAGTACCAGCACCAGCGCCTGCACCTGCACCAGCGCCTGCACCAGCACCAGCGCCTGCACCAGCACCAGCGCCTGCACCAGCGCCTGCACCAGTACCTGCACCAGCACCTGCACCAGTACCTGCACCAGCACCAGCGCCTGCACCAGCACCAGCGCCTGTACCTGCACCAGCACCTGCACCAGCACCAGCACCAGCACCAGCACCAGTACCTGCACCAGCACCAGCGCCAACACCAGCGCCTTCATCTACAGTGCGCTTTGGATTTCAAAATATCACTGGAAATAGTGCTGTTAACGCCGCAACAGGTGAAAGTCAACTATTTTTAGATGTTACTAAAGGCAGTAAGTCAGATCAGGTTTTATTTACGTTCAGTAATTTTGGACAACAAGCCTCTTCCATAACTCAAATTTATTTTGACGAAGCCAAACAACTGCTAAAAAATATTGCATCAATAACTGATAGTGGTAGTGGTGTAGACTTCGTAATACCTAATAAAATAGGCAATCTCCCAGGAAGTAATAATGCTCCAGGAGGTCGGTTTAACTCAGATTTTTCCGTTGAGGCTAATCAACCAGTTTCACAGATGGGTGTAAATCCTAATGAATTTGTGAGTGTACTGTTTGATTTAGACAGTAACGTTACATTTGACGACATCATTAACAGCTTCAAAGATAGTACCTTACGTGTAGGATTCCACGTTCAAGCCTTTATTGATGGTGGAAGTGAAGCTTTTGTAAATAAATCGATAGCCACAACACCAACGCCAGCACCTGCACCCGCGCCAGCACCTGCACCAGCACCCGCGCCAGTACCAGCACCCGCGCCAGCACCCGTACCAGCACCCGCGCCAGCACCCGTACCAGCACCTGCACCAGCACCCGCGCCAGTACCCGCACCAGCACCCGCGCCAGTACCTGCACCAGCACCAGCACCCGTACCAGTACCTGCACCAGCACCAGCGCCAGTACCAGCACCCGCGCCAGCACCCGTACCAGCACCCGCGCCAGCACCCGTACCAGCACCAGCGCCAGCACCAGCGCCAGCACCATCTCCATCTCCCACAACTTACTATCAACCGCCGGCTTCTCAGCCTCAGCCTAAGAAGGTACCTGAACCTAGTACATTAGCTGCGTTAGGCTTATTTGGTCTCTGTACATTCAAACTGAAGAAAGTTAACAAGAAAAATGATGTGTAAGCTTCGGCAATACTTTTAAGCTTTCATCTTTAGCTATATATGGGTTGAGAAGTAACAAAAAACTTCTCGCCCAATTTTTTTGACCAATAATTTCTGGATGGTACAAGCCACCAAATTTTTTAGATGCAAACATCCTAGTTCAACAAGGCAAAAGTCAAAATTAAAAAGAAAGAATAGTGATACTACAAGCCTTTTAGCAATTCCTTATGGTCACTGAGCGTACTTTTACTGAGCGACTTGCCTTGAGCGTTCGCGCAGCGTCTCCGTCAGGAGAAGTCGAAAGGAGCCGAAGTAGCTGAGTTGTGATCTGTTGATTTAGGCCAACCTGTACTAGAGTTGTACAGATTGATTTTTGGCGACACAGATAACAAGGTTTTAGAATTGAGAAGTATAGAACAAAATAGAGGACATTATGGCTGCTAATGTAGAAATTTACACTTGGAGGACTTGCCCGTTTTGCATCCGTGCCAAACATTTGCTGACTAGTAAGGGTGTTGACTTTATCGAATACAGTATCGATGGCGATGAAGAAGCACGGGATAAAATGGCTCAAAGAGCAAATGGCAAACGTTCTTTACCACAAATTTTTATTAACGATCGCCACGTTGGTGGTTGTGATGATATCCACGCCCTCGACCGTCAAGGTAAGTTGGATGAGTTATTAGCCGTTGAAACCAATGTATAAAATGAGCGGGGATATAAATTTTACTCTTTTCTGCTGCTCAGGTTTGTGACTCAGTTAAATCATCAGGAGTTACTCTAAATTGAGTAACTTAAAATTTCCTGGCGATTGAGGCAAACAGCGTGAAACTGGCTTTTATTATTGATCCCATCCATCTGCTTGATCCTTGTCATGATACCAGTGTTGCACTGATGGAAGCAGCACAGATTTTAGGACATGAAGTCTGGATAACTCAGGTAAACTGGCTGAGTGTGGTAGACGGTAAAGCTTGGGCAATTCTGCAACAAGTGGAACTAGTACCAATAGATTTGGTAGAAGGACGTTGGGTAGCAGCTAATCCTTGGTATCGCTTGCAAGAACGCTCCTTGATTTCTTTAGAAACAATGGATGCCGTATTTATGCGGACAGATCCACCAGTTAATGACTCTTACCTCTTTGCTACTTACATTCTTGATTATGTTGACCAAAATAAAACTTTGGTGATTAATAACCCCGATGGGATCAGGAGGGCAAACGAAAAAATGTATGCCCTCCAATTTAAAGAAGTGATTCCAGAAACCATTGTCAGTGCAGATAAGCAGTTGATTCGGCAATTTGTCGAAGCTAAGGGAGCAACGGTTCTCAAACCACTGGGGAACAAAGCTGGGGAAGGGATTTTATTTTTACAAGCAGGCGATCGCAACTTTAACTCCATTGTGGAACTTAGCACCCATCAAGGCAAACTACCAGTGATGGTGCAGACTTATCTCCCAGAAGCTAAGGATGGAGATAAGCGCATTATCTTACTGCATGGTGAACCGATTGGTGCTTTAAATCGGCTTTCTAGTGGTAGTGATTTTCGCAACAATATGGCTGCTGGTGGTACAGTTGCGGAAACAGAAATTACCCCCAGAGAACATGAAATTTGTACTCGATTAGCTGATAAATTACGTCAAGATGGGTTAATTTTTGTCGGGATTGATGTAATTGGTGGCTACCTCACAGAAGTCAACGTCACCAGCCCCACAGGAGTGCGGGAAATTGACAGACTAAGTGGTACTCGTTTAGGGCATCAGGTAATTCAATGGGTGGAACAGCGTCTACAAGCTAAAAAATAAAATAATTGCAATTGTTTTGAATATTCCCAGTCAGCCTTGGTTATCTACTGTTAAGTCACTCTAGAATCAATCAAATAATTTGAGCGATCGCACCTGTCAAGTAAGGCTGAGAGCTTTTGAGACAGGTGCCAATTACCTGAAAATCAATCGTTAATCTACTCAAAATTTTTTCTAAATACAAAACTAGGACATCAAAGCCAGCAGGCTTTTGCCCAAATAAATTTATTCTGTAAATAGTGTGGACGAGTGTTTTCACCAATTCGCCAAATCAAAAATAGCAACAGAATAATTTCTGTTCCTGATGCAATTTAGTCATTAACAAGTTTTATACAGTACTCAGTGCTATCTGAGACTGCAAACTTGATCTCATATCTCGAATCCAAGATCCTTCAATTACGTGGTGGTGTACGCCGTCTTTGCAGAAATTCAGGAATGTCTAAACCTGATTTTTCTTTCGGTTCCACAACTGGTGTTGATGGATTAGCTGTTGGTGATTGTGTGGTTGATTTTTTGGGTGGCGGTGCAACGCGGGGGTTGCTGGCGTTTTGTGGTGGTGCTGCTTGGCCTTCACCAGTGAACCCTGTCGCAATCACAGTAATTCTGACTTCTCCTTGTAAACGGTCATCAATTACTGCTCCAAAAATAATATTGGCGTTGGGATCAACTACCTCATAAATTGTTTCTGCGGCTGCGTTCACTTCATGTAAGGTTAAGTCACTGCCACCAGTGATGTTAAAGACTACTCCTCTAGCACCTTCAATAGAAGATTCTAGCAACGGAGAAGAAATTGCGGCGATCGCAGCTTCCCTAGCGCGTGATTTTCCCGAACTAATTCCAATTCCCATCAATGCTGATCCCGCATCAGCCATCACCGCTCGCACATCTGCAAAGTCAACGTTGACTAACCCAGGGATGGTAATAATATCAGAGATCCCTTGTACCCCTTGACGCAACACATCATCTGCATAGCGAAAGGCTTCTTGTACAGGTGTCTGTTCGGGAATTACTTCTAATAATTTATTGTTGGGGATGATAATCAGTGTATCTACCCGACTTTTCAGTCCTTCAATACCTTGTTCGGCTTGGCTAGTGCGGCGGCGACCTTCAAACACAAATGGCCGTGTGACCACACCAACTGTCAAAGCACCCATTTCTTTGGCTACTTCTGCCACAATTGGCGCAGCACCTGTTCCGGTTCCACCACCCATCCCAGCCGTGATGAATACTAAATCAGCACCCTCTAAAGCTGTGGCAATTTCATCGCGTGATTCTTCCGCCGCTTTTTGACCGATGGCTGGATTTCCCCCAGCACCCAAGCCTCTGGTTAACTTCTGCCCAATTTGCAAGCGACTGGGCGCTCCAGCTAAAGTCAAAGCTTGAGCATCAGTATTAATTGACCAAAACTCCACACCACTTACATCAGACTCAATCATCCGATTAACGGCATTACCACCACCACCACCAACGCCAATGACTTTGATGTTGGCAACTCTACCGGGAACAATCTCGCCAATGCGGCTATTTTCTAAAGATATTTTTTTACTGTCTGGGCCTTGAGCAAAGTTCAGCCCAGAATGATTAAAGGGATTATTTGAGTTTACTGCCAGTGAAAATCCTGGCTGTCCCACAGATTGGGAGTTTTTATAGGTAAGCCCTTGGTTATTATCAAGCGTCATTGGATTTGTGAAAGGTAGATAAACGACTTTTCCGGGTGCTACTCACCGCAGAATCAACTATAGTTTGACACTGCCAAAATCTATAGGTACTGCTCTTGTATTTTGATTATGATTGGCAACTTTAACAAGCTTGTCAATCTGTAAGTCGGCGATTAAAGCCAGCGATCGCCCAACTAATTCTAGAGAAGTATACCTACATTTACCTAAAGTTGATCTGTCTAAATTCAACAAGCTATTAATAGCTTTCCTACTATGTTGCCAAATTGGCACAGTATACATTTTGCATACTGAATGCCCTCCCATGATTTTTGGTGACGATTTAAGTTGGTCATTAATTTTACAACTACCTGTAATGTTTTTTTGGGCGGTAAATTTCGCTTTTCTTGAGTTTAATGAGTAATTTTTATGATTTCTTAATATCAAATAATACTCAAAACTATGATTACTTTTACTTCTATCATATGTAGTCTTGACTAGTTTTACATTGTCAAATACAAGCTCAATGAGCTTAAAAAGCACACTCAGCTTATATAATTGTGCAAATAACATAATTGCAAAAGACACAAGGTAGCGCGTCTTATCTGCTTTAATAATATAGTTGATAGATTTCACCATTGGCGATAATTACAACCTCAAATCTGAAATTTATCTTATATCTACCTATCACTAGATTTGACAGTGCCAGGGAACTATAGACTGATAGCGACAAAGGAGACTTGCAAATTAAGCCTCCTGTCACACCGCATGAAAATTTCATCCTAATATTTTGAGTGTGTTGTCAAAATATGCAAAATTATCAATAAACTTATATATTTATCTATTAGCATCAAATTTCTTAATTTACTGAGAGGAATTGATACACAAAAGTTAATATAGATGATTTGCTAAGGGATTTGAGAGTCAGCCTTTGGAGTTTTTTGGATCATGTGTACTATGGGCGAATCAGGATTTTTGAGATCAATATACTCTATTTGACTAGGATTAATTTTGGCTGGTAAATTTCGCAGTTGCGACAGTATCTTGATTTGTGCTGGCAATAGAGAACTAGGAGTACCCAAATGTACATTACCAATTTCAGTTTTCAGGATTAAATTTGCCAAATCTTGAAAATTAACTTCCATAATTTTCACGGAACTTTGACTTAGCAAAGGATACAGTTGACTCCAAGACTGTTGGTATTGTTCTGGTGTGCCAATCACTTTCAGGCTGGGCAACTTCAACTTAGGATTTACCAATGTATATTTTTCTAACGGTATCCAAACACCATTAGCATCTAGTAAGCCAGTAGATGACTGTTTGTTTTTCGGTTGATTATTTGGTGTAGG from Aulosira sp. FACHB-615 includes:
- a CDS encoding XDD4 family exosortase-dependent surface protein produces the protein MSSKKVIGYITCGLSSLAIVMSGPISQANAASVSFSGTGTNPVSNGTTNALGASVIFDDSLNPGKLTVTLKNTGPGATAPSDVLTAVFWEYGGSALTNLSLSSATAPTVISGSTTTSNINLLGNLNEWKLPNTGNGTSDLPGITQNYGIGTAGLNIFQGGGGQQFNYGIISGYDDPNPAVKNGTFVKDYATFVLSGLPSAFDVTKIGNIRFQFGTALNEPSFAGTLVSATPAPAPAPAPVPAPVPAPAPVPAPAPAPAPVPAPAPAPAPAPAPAPAPAPAPAPAPAPAPVPAPAPAPVPAPAPAPAPAPAPVPAPAPAPAPAPAPAPVPAPAPAPTPAPSSTVRFGFQNITGNSAVNAATGESQLFLDVTKGSKSDQVLFTFSNFGQQASSITQIYFDEAKQLLKNIASITDSGSGVDFVIPNKIGNLPGSNNAPGGRFNSDFSVEANQPVSQMGVNPNEFVSVLFDLDSNVTFDDIINSFKDSTLRVGFHVQAFIDGGSEAFVNKSIATTPTPAPAPAPAPAPAPAPVPAPAPAPVPAPAPAPVPAPAPAPAPVPAPAPAPVPAPAPAPVPVPAPAPAPVPAPAPAPVPAPAPAPVPAPAPAPAPAPSPSPTTYYQPPASQPQPKKVPEPSTLAALGLFGLCTFKLKKVNKKNDV
- the ftsZ gene encoding cell division protein FtsZ; its protein translation is MTLDNNQGLTYKNSQSVGQPGFSLAVNSNNPFNHSGLNFAQGPDSKKISLENSRIGEIVPGRVANIKVIGVGGGGGNAVNRMIESDVSGVEFWSINTDAQALTLAGAPSRLQIGQKLTRGLGAGGNPAIGQKAAEESRDEIATALEGADLVFITAGMGGGTGTGAAPIVAEVAKEMGALTVGVVTRPFVFEGRRRTSQAEQGIEGLKSRVDTLIIIPNNKLLEVIPEQTPVQEAFRYADDVLRQGVQGISDIITIPGLVNVDFADVRAVMADAGSALMGIGISSGKSRAREAAIAAISSPLLESSIEGARGVVFNITGGSDLTLHEVNAAAETIYEVVDPNANIIFGAVIDDRLQGEVRITVIATGFTGEGQAAPPQNASNPRVAPPPKKSTTQSPTANPSTPVVEPKEKSGLDIPEFLQRRRTPPRN
- the grxC gene encoding glutaredoxin 3 → MAANVEIYTWRTCPFCIRAKHLLTSKGVDFIEYSIDGDEEARDKMAQRANGKRSLPQIFINDRHVGGCDDIHALDRQGKLDELLAVETNV
- a CDS encoding cell division protein FtsQ/DivIB; translation: MAGIVSVSQTDLSQRRKKLRRQRQMKVIQAIWRTLAISGLAGGLLWVALQPVWVLRDPKQIVIKTGNQVLPETAIKSMLKLSYPQSLWKVEPGAIADSLKKQSTIAQATVTRRLLPPGLIIEIQERVPVAVAQRPTPNNQPKNKQSSTGLLDANGVWIPLEKYTLVNPKLKLPSLKVIGTPEQYQQSWSQLYPLLSQSSVKIMEVNFQDLANLILKTEIGNVHLGTPSSLLPAQIKILSQLRNLPAKINPSQIEYIDLKNPDSPIVHMIQKTPKADSQIP
- the gshB gene encoding glutathione synthase, with the translated sequence MKLAFIIDPIHLLDPCHDTSVALMEAAQILGHEVWITQVNWLSVVDGKAWAILQQVELVPIDLVEGRWVAANPWYRLQERSLISLETMDAVFMRTDPPVNDSYLFATYILDYVDQNKTLVINNPDGIRRANEKMYALQFKEVIPETIVSADKQLIRQFVEAKGATVLKPLGNKAGEGILFLQAGDRNFNSIVELSTHQGKLPVMVQTYLPEAKDGDKRIILLHGEPIGALNRLSSGSDFRNNMAAGGTVAETEITPREHEICTRLADKLRQDGLIFVGIDVIGGYLTEVNVTSPTGVREIDRLSGTRLGHQVIQWVEQRLQAKK